The proteins below come from a single Fastidiosipila sanguinis genomic window:
- a CDS encoding SGNH/GDSL hydrolase family protein, with translation MVNFDKNEIDYKSGVLNTGNLYIWKNLFDKAKSKKELNVGFLGGSITQGSLASSESNTYVSKFSQKLKEELNLNEINFINAGIGATDSHFGVARVGYDLLRHDLDLIIIEFSVNDDENDFYLETYEGLLRRIISFNPEITILLLHNVEYSSGRTAERIHSKLARHYNLTSVSMKDSVYKYLKDNDLLEAVSEDGLHPNDLGMELISELLLSFIQDVRRKVATYSGTELYNCLKEPITKNRYENSIIFNQKNSEPKLNGFKPMQLEKEAIKDVFKGGWYSQEKGSKINFNIWGKDIYAQFKKTIIQPAPILNYKIYSKNEKLIVSGQLDANFDETWGDKLFIQELVSGLELAEYKVEFEIDSETAGLKAPFELISLIVN, from the coding sequence ATGGTTAATTTTGACAAGAATGAAATAGATTATAAATCCGGAGTATTAAATACGGGTAATCTGTATATTTGGAAAAATTTATTCGATAAAGCTAAATCTAAAAAAGAGTTGAATGTAGGTTTTCTTGGTGGTTCAATAACACAAGGATCTTTAGCCAGCTCTGAAAGTAATACATATGTAAGTAAATTCTCACAGAAACTAAAAGAAGAGTTAAATTTAAATGAAATTAATTTTATCAATGCTGGTATAGGAGCAACTGATTCTCATTTTGGAGTAGCTCGTGTTGGCTATGATCTTTTGAGACATGATTTAGATCTAATAATTATTGAGTTTTCTGTAAATGATGACGAGAATGATTTTTATTTGGAAACATATGAAGGATTGTTGAGGAGAATCATTAGTTTTAATCCTGAGATTACTATTCTTCTCTTGCATAATGTTGAATATAGTAGTGGCAGAACGGCAGAGAGAATTCATAGCAAATTAGCCAGACACTATAATCTAACTAGTGTAAGTATGAAAGATTCTGTGTATAAATATCTAAAAGATAATGATCTTTTAGAGGCGGTTTCAGAAGATGGATTGCATCCTAATGACTTAGGAATGGAGTTAATCTCAGAGCTTTTGCTTAGCTTTATTCAGGATGTAAGGAGAAAAGTAGCGACTTATAGTGGTACTGAACTTTATAATTGTTTGAAAGAACCAATTACTAAAAATAGATATGAAAACTCTATAATCTTTAATCAAAAAAATTCTGAACCGAAACTAAATGGATTTAAACCAATGCAATTAGAAAAGGAAGCAATTAAAGATGTTTTTAAAGGTGGATGGTATAGCCAAGAAAAAGGTTCAAAGATAAACTTTAACATTTGGGGCAAAGATATATATGCTCAATTCAAAAAGACTATAATTCAACCAGCTCCAATTCTTAATTATAAAATTTATAGTAAAAATGAAAAGTTAATTGTTAGTGGTCAACTTGATGCTAATTTTGATGAAACTTGGGGAGATAAGCTTTTTATACAAGAGCTTGTATCAGGTTTAGAGTTAGCGGAGTATAAAGTTGAATTTGAGATTGACTCTGAGACTGCAGGTCTGAAAGCTCCATTTGAATTGATTTCACTAATCGTCAATTGA
- a CDS encoding ABC transporter substrate-binding protein, whose product MKKKIIASALAFTMLLGACNNSTGKENEQGNENPEESSIVNYADLKVGEDFTDLEAEISFYNHRTDMDSDDYQGKNWKQYIEEFNKVYPNIKVNVLTDTAYADNALTHISSGEYENVMMIPALDKKDYQNYFYSFGSLDEMDKLINYAIEHEYGKQVYGVPTSATTVGILYNKAVFEKAGVKELPKTPEDFISALQAIKEKTDAIPLYTNYAAGWTMGAWDQYIAINSTGDTEYFNQKFLHAKDPFQDYGDSTHPYAVYKVLYDAVANKLTEDDYTTTDWESSKTRMNNGEIATMVLGSWAIPQVSAAGENADDIGYMTFPISIDGKQYSYAGPDYPYAVNKNASQDEIQASLIFVKWMTDESGYTYNEFGLPVSKKSEDTKLSFDNVELLSTAPAVEGEEDLFNNLNSESELNINAGGDQKIQQIIEHAAIGDKTFDEIMSEWNQRWSDAQAALDVEVNE is encoded by the coding sequence GTGAAAAAGAAAATTATAGCAAGTGCTTTAGCTTTTACTATGTTACTGGGTGCATGTAACAACAGCACTGGAAAAGAAAATGAGCAAGGAAATGAAAATCCAGAAGAAAGCTCAATTGTTAATTATGCTGATCTTAAGGTAGGTGAAGACTTTACAGATTTGGAAGCAGAAATATCTTTCTATAACCATAGAACTGATATGGATAGTGATGATTATCAAGGTAAAAATTGGAAACAATATATTGAAGAGTTCAACAAGGTTTATCCAAATATTAAAGTTAATGTTTTAACAGATACAGCATATGCTGATAACGCTTTAACTCATATTTCATCTGGAGAATATGAAAATGTAATGATGATACCTGCATTAGATAAAAAAGATTATCAAAATTATTTCTATTCATTTGGTAGTTTGGACGAAATGGATAAATTGATAAATTATGCAATCGAGCATGAATATGGAAAACAAGTTTATGGTGTTCCTACTTCAGCTACTACAGTCGGTATACTATATAACAAAGCTGTTTTTGAAAAAGCTGGAGTGAAAGAGCTTCCAAAAACTCCAGAAGATTTTATTTCTGCCCTACAAGCTATAAAAGAAAAGACTGATGCAATACCTTTATACACAAACTACGCAGCAGGTTGGACAATGGGTGCATGGGATCAATATATAGCTATTAATTCTACTGGTGATACAGAATATTTTAACCAAAAATTCTTGCATGCTAAAGATCCTTTCCAAGACTATGGTGATTCAACACACCCATACGCTGTGTATAAAGTTCTATATGATGCAGTTGCAAATAAATTAACTGAAGATGACTATACTACAACTGACTGGGAAAGCAGTAAGACAAGAATGAATAATGGTGAAATAGCAACTATGGTATTAGGATCTTGGGCTATTCCACAAGTGTCTGCAGCAGGTGAAAATGCTGACGATATTGGGTACATGACCTTCCCTATTTCTATAGATGGAAAACAATACTCTTATGCTGGACCAGATTATCCATATGCTGTTAATAAGAATGCATCACAAGATGAGATTCAAGCTTCATTAATTTTTGTTAAATGGATGACAGACGAATCAGGATATACATATAACGAATTTGGTTTACCTGTTTCAAAGAAAAGTGAAGATACAAAATTATCTTTCGATAATGTTGAGTTACTAAGTACTGCTCCAGCAGTTGAAGGTGAAGAAGATTTATTTAATAACCTAAACTCAGAGAGTGAATTAAATATTAATGCTGGTGGTGACCAAAAAATTCAACAAATTATTGAACATGCAGCAATTGGTGATAAGACATTTGACGAAATTATGTCTGAGTGGAACCAAAGATGGTCAGATGCTCAAGCTGCATTAGATGTAGAAGTTAACGAATAA
- a CDS encoding glycoside hydrolase family 130 protein, with translation MKYKMISEPVANMPWQEKPENLKGVPVWRYDQNPIIDRNPIPGVVARIFNSAVIPYEGKFIGVFRGEQVDGIPGIYLGYSDDAINWKFEEEKIQFVNENGEPFMPRYAYDPRLVKVEDTYYIMWCQDFYGASIGLATTTDFKTFTRIENPFIPFNRNAVLFPRKINDKFVMLSRPSDSGHTPFGDIFLSESPDMTYWGKHRHVMSPSSAWWESVKIGGGAAPIETSEGWLLFYHGVTGTCNGLVYSIGAAILDIDNPSIVKYRCNNFILTPENWYEERGFVPNVAFPCATIHDSETGRIAIYYGAADSYVALAFTQLDDIIDYIKENNSVSETDTEIGIR, from the coding sequence ATGAAATACAAAATGATTTCAGAACCAGTAGCAAACATGCCATGGCAAGAAAAACCAGAGAATCTAAAAGGAGTACCTGTATGGAGATATGATCAAAATCCAATCATTGATCGTAACCCTATTCCAGGTGTAGTTGCAAGAATTTTCAATAGTGCTGTTATACCTTATGAAGGTAAATTCATAGGAGTATTTAGAGGTGAGCAAGTTGATGGAATTCCAGGAATTTATTTAGGATATAGTGACGATGCTATTAATTGGAAATTTGAGGAAGAAAAAATTCAATTTGTAAATGAAAACGGCGAACCATTTATGCCAAGATATGCCTATGATCCAAGATTAGTAAAAGTAGAGGATACATATTATATTATGTGGTGCCAAGATTTTTATGGTGCCTCAATTGGATTAGCTACAACTACAGATTTTAAGACTTTTACAAGAATAGAAAATCCATTTATTCCATTCAATAGAAATGCTGTACTCTTCCCTCGTAAAATTAATGATAAATTTGTAATGTTATCTAGACCTTCAGATAGTGGACATACTCCATTTGGTGATATTTTCTTAAGTGAAAGTCCAGACATGACTTACTGGGGTAAACACAGACATGTTATGTCACCAAGTTCTGCCTGGTGGGAATCAGTAAAAATTGGTGGTGGAGCAGCTCCTATAGAAACATCCGAAGGATGGTTATTGTTCTACCACGGTGTAACAGGAACTTGTAACGGACTTGTATACTCAATCGGTGCAGCGATATTAGATATTGATAACCCTTCAATTGTTAAATATAGATGTAATAACTTCATTTTGACACCAGAAAACTGGTATGAAGAAAGAGGTTTTGTACCTAATGTTGCTTTCCCTTGTGCAACTATCCATGATTCAGAAACTGGTAGAATTGCAATTTATTATGGAGCAGCTGATAGCTATGTAGCGTTGGCATTTACACAACTAGACGATATTATTGACTATATAAAAGAAAACAATAGTGTATCTGAAACTGATACTGAGATTGGAATAAGATGA
- a CDS encoding AGE family epimerase/isomerase, whose protein sequence is MKDNINNKLNEFARELDDHLRSKIAKFWGSLVDQDYGGFYGFVDFDLNVERESIKGCILNSRILWFFSSLAELYKDNADYKAEVEQYLDLAKVAYDFLKDKFWDKENDGVYWSVEYNGKPSDSSKHCYNQAFAIYGLVKYYEVTQDDEVLELANKLFWIIENKCRDKDGYLEQFSSDFTAISNDKLSENGVIAERTMNTLLHVFEAYTELYRVTQQEAVEQKLLEIIAIIESKIFNSEKSRQEVFFDKDYKPIIDLHSFGHDIETSWLLEYGLKVLNRDETKYDFSESQKIVDNLAEKTYELAFDGASLANESENGVVDTSRIWWVQAEACLGFFNKWQRNESDIKYLDASLAIWEFIKKNVVDSRPGSEWFWLTDENGQAVPDKPIVEPWKCPYHNGRMCIEIIKRVKEREE, encoded by the coding sequence ATGAAAGATAATATAAATAATAAATTAAACGAGTTTGCAAGAGAACTTGATGATCATTTGCGAAGCAAAATAGCAAAATTTTGGGGAAGTTTAGTTGATCAAGATTATGGTGGTTTCTATGGTTTTGTTGATTTTGACCTGAATGTTGAGAGAGAAAGTATTAAAGGATGCATTTTAAACAGTAGAATACTTTGGTTCTTTTCTAGTTTAGCTGAGCTATATAAAGATAATGCTGATTACAAAGCTGAAGTAGAGCAATATCTGGACTTAGCAAAAGTTGCTTATGATTTTCTTAAGGATAAATTTTGGGATAAAGAAAATGATGGAGTTTATTGGTCAGTAGAATATAATGGTAAACCTTCAGATTCTTCCAAACACTGTTACAATCAAGCTTTTGCAATTTATGGATTAGTGAAATATTACGAGGTTACTCAAGATGATGAAGTTCTAGAACTTGCTAACAAGTTGTTTTGGATAATAGAAAACAAATGTAGAGATAAGGATGGATACTTAGAGCAATTCTCTTCTGACTTTACTGCCATAAGTAATGATAAATTGTCTGAAAATGGGGTAATTGCTGAGAGAACAATGAACACTCTTCTACATGTATTTGAAGCGTATACAGAATTATATAGAGTAACTCAGCAAGAAGCAGTAGAACAAAAATTACTAGAAATAATAGCAATAATTGAAAGCAAAATCTTTAACTCAGAGAAAAGTAGGCAAGAAGTATTCTTTGATAAAGACTATAAGCCAATAATAGATTTACATTCATTTGGACACGATATAGAGACTTCTTGGTTGCTTGAATATGGTCTTAAAGTTTTAAATAGAGATGAAACTAAATATGATTTCAGTGAGAGCCAGAAGATTGTCGATAATCTAGCTGAAAAAACTTATGAATTGGCATTTGATGGTGCATCACTAGCTAATGAATCTGAAAATGGTGTAGTAGATACTTCAAGAATTTGGTGGGTTCAAGCTGAAGCATGTCTAGGATTCTTCAATAAGTGGCAGAGGAATGAATCAGATATTAAATATTTGGATGCAAGTTTAGCAATTTGGGAATTTATCAAAAAGAATGTGGTTGATAGTAGACCAGGCAGTGAATGGTTCTGGTTGACAGATGAAAATGGTCAAGCTGTACCTGATAAACCAATTGTCGAGCCATGGAAGTGTCCTTATCACAATGGCCGAATGTGTATAGAAATAATCAAAAGAGTGAAAGAAAGGGAAGAATAA
- a CDS encoding carbohydrate ABC transporter permease: MNTISDNKKYKKPTKGKVANIAWTIIKYFSVIAVAIITLIPLVSILVTSFKDNTEYMETNVMTPPQNWFNFSNFSRAFQTANMGRAFINSTIVLVSVLFITILIGTQLAYVLNRFKFRGNTLIRALFLFAALLPGISMQVTVYKIMTSLGLVNSLPGYILMMSGTDVMSIYIFIQFMENISISLDESAIIDGASLWTIYWKIILPLLKPAIITASIIKGVGVYNEYYSANLYLQTPDLRTVAISLYSFVGPMGSQYNMIAAGVIISFIPALIVFLIFQKQIYSGITAGAVKG, encoded by the coding sequence ATGAATACTATTAGTGATAATAAAAAATATAAAAAACCAACAAAAGGCAAAGTTGCTAATATTGCATGGACTATAATTAAATATTTCTCAGTGATTGCAGTAGCAATAATTACTTTAATTCCATTAGTTTCTATACTTGTAACTTCATTTAAAGATAATACTGAATATATGGAAACTAACGTAATGACGCCACCGCAAAACTGGTTTAATTTCTCTAATTTTAGTAGAGCTTTTCAGACAGCAAATATGGGCAGAGCTTTTATTAACTCAACTATAGTTTTAGTATCAGTTTTGTTTATTACGATTTTAATTGGTACGCAATTAGCTTATGTATTAAATAGGTTTAAATTTAGAGGAAACACGCTGATCAGAGCTTTATTCCTTTTTGCTGCACTTTTACCAGGAATTTCAATGCAAGTTACAGTGTATAAAATAATGACTTCTTTAGGACTTGTAAATAGCTTGCCTGGCTATATTCTTATGATGTCCGGTACTGATGTTATGTCAATATATATATTTATTCAGTTTATGGAGAATATTTCAATTTCATTAGATGAATCGGCAATTATTGATGGCGCTTCATTGTGGACTATATATTGGAAGATAATTTTGCCTCTGCTTAAACCAGCAATTATAACAGCAAGTATCATTAAGGGTGTTGGTGTTTATAATGAATACTATTCAGCAAATTTATATTTACAGACTCCAGACTTAAGAACTGTTGCAATTTCTCTGTATTCTTTTGTTGGTCCAATGGGAAGCCAATACAACATGATTGCTGCAGGAGTAATTATTTCATTTATTCCAGCGTTGATAGTTTTCTTAATATTCCAAAAACAAATTTATAGTGGTATTACAGCCGGAGCTGTTAAGGGATAA
- a CDS encoding glycosidase — MIHERYFELLKEQEELLSKKNHALESKNGIFERYENPVLTREHAPVFWRYDIDSESNPKFLERLGINAVFNSGAIYLNGKYYLVPRVEGNDRKSFFAVAESDNGIDNFRFWDYPILLEDIVPEETNVYDMRLTQHEDGYIYGIFCSESHDDSSNDISAAVAQAGIVRTKDLKNWERLPNLKTLRSDQQRNVVLHPEFVDGKYAFYTRPMDDFIETGSGGGIGFGLSESIENAVIDEEIIVSKRKYHTITEAKNGAGAVPIKTDKGWIHIAHGVRNTAAGLRYVLYCFATDLNDPKRLIAEPSGMFLGPLGGERVGDVSNVAFTNGAIVNENNEVFIYYAASDTRLHVATTTIDKLVDYVFNTPEDPLRSVDCVKQRISLIEKNKKLLSEKEK, encoded by the coding sequence ATGATTCATGAGAGATATTTTGAATTGTTGAAGGAACAAGAGGAATTATTGTCAAAAAAGAATCATGCCTTAGAAAGTAAGAATGGCATTTTTGAAAGATATGAAAATCCAGTTCTAACTAGAGAGCATGCACCTGTTTTTTGGCGATATGATATTGATTCTGAGTCTAATCCAAAATTTCTTGAAAGACTAGGAATTAATGCGGTATTTAACTCAGGAGCAATATATTTGAATGGCAAATATTATTTAGTGCCTAGAGTCGAAGGTAATGATAGAAAATCATTTTTTGCAGTAGCTGAAAGCGATAATGGTATCGATAATTTCAGATTCTGGGATTATCCAATTCTTTTAGAAGACATTGTTCCAGAAGAAACTAATGTTTACGATATGAGATTAACCCAACATGAAGATGGTTATATATACGGAATATTCTGTTCTGAAAGTCATGATGATAGCTCCAATGATATATCTGCAGCAGTAGCTCAAGCAGGGATTGTAAGAACTAAAGACCTTAAAAATTGGGAAAGATTACCAAACTTGAAGACTCTTAGATCTGACCAACAGAGAAATGTTGTTTTACACCCTGAATTTGTTGATGGTAAATATGCTTTCTACACAAGACCTATGGACGATTTTATTGAAACTGGTTCTGGTGGAGGTATTGGTTTTGGACTCTCAGAAAGTATAGAAAACGCTGTAATTGATGAAGAGATTATAGTAAGTAAAAGAAAATACCACACGATTACTGAAGCTAAAAATGGTGCTGGTGCAGTACCAATTAAAACTGACAAAGGTTGGATCCATATAGCTCATGGAGTACGTAACACAGCAGCAGGCTTAAGGTATGTATTATATTGCTTCGCGACAGATTTGAATGATCCTAAGAGGTTGATTGCTGAACCTTCAGGTATGTTCCTCGGACCTCTTGGCGGTGAAAGAGTTGGTGATGTAAGTAACGTAGCTTTCACGAATGGAGCTATTGTAAACGAAAATAATGAAGTATTTATTTATTATGCTGCGTCTGATACTAGACTTCATGTAGCAACTACAACAATAGATAAATTAGTAGATTATGTATTTAATACACCAGAAGATCCATTGAGGTCTGTAGATTGTGTAAAACAAAGAATTTCATTAATAGAAAAAAACAAGAAATTATTATCAGAGAAGGAGAAATAA
- a CDS encoding ArsR/SmtB family transcription factor: protein MKKRIYLNLNNIDKTYQVSRALASEARLEILKILLDKSCNLSELSEKLGLPLSTIANHVHILEKADLISCTEQPGARGSQKICGVIFQGIYIDSQIYYKPQDVTQYIIPMSIGNYFDCDITSPSGICSETGYIGIEDDTSAFFDNQRNQAQILWFQSGSIEYRFPMKQYQNQEITSLNISLELCSEAPGYNNNWPSDIEVYLDNKYCGTIHSEGDFGGSRGILNPEWWSNGRTQHGILHNISLDNSKAYINSSPAENLNLGDLDLSKDYLSFKLVVRGDKKTAAGEKKTAGGINLFGEKFGNHPQALKLEISTKRVEASVI, encoded by the coding sequence ATGAAAAAAAGAATATATCTAAATTTAAATAATATTGATAAAACCTATCAGGTTAGCAGAGCTTTAGCCTCTGAAGCTAGATTAGAAATTTTAAAAATACTTTTAGATAAATCTTGTAATCTTTCTGAGTTATCCGAAAAATTAGGCTTACCTCTTTCCACTATTGCTAATCACGTTCATATATTAGAAAAGGCAGACTTAATCTCTTGCACGGAACAACCTGGAGCAAGAGGCTCTCAGAAAATATGTGGTGTAATATTCCAAGGAATTTATATAGATAGCCAAATTTATTACAAACCTCAAGATGTGACCCAATATATAATCCCAATGTCTATAGGTAATTATTTTGACTGTGATATTACTAGTCCTTCAGGCATATGTTCTGAAACTGGATATATAGGTATTGAAGATGACACTTCAGCCTTTTTTGACAATCAAAGAAATCAAGCTCAAATTCTCTGGTTTCAATCCGGATCCATTGAATATAGATTCCCCATGAAACAATATCAAAACCAAGAAATAACCAGCTTAAATATATCTTTGGAGTTATGTTCAGAAGCTCCTGGGTATAACAACAATTGGCCTTCAGACATTGAAGTTTACCTAGATAATAAATATTGTGGAACTATCCATTCCGAAGGTGACTTTGGCGGATCTAGAGGGATACTCAATCCAGAATGGTGGTCAAATGGCAGGACTCAACACGGAATTTTGCACAATATTTCTCTAGATAATAGTAAAGCATATATTAATTCTTCACCTGCGGAAAATTTGAACCTTGGCGATTTAGACCTCAGCAAGGATTATTTGAGCTTCAAACTTGTAGTCCGTGGAGACAAAAAAACTGCTGCCGGTGAGAAAAAGACCGCTGGAGGAATTAACCTCTTTGGTGAAAAATTTGGCAATCACCCACAAGCATTAAAACTTGAAATTTCTACTAAAAGAGTTGAGGCTAGTGTTATATAA
- a CDS encoding carbohydrate ABC transporter permease gives MKEKELKMKSSKRSLWQKMQTLEGQKWTLIILFSLIPLAMLLLFTYIPFAQMVEFSFYDMKYSTPMDKRKFVGWKNYIDIFKRDDTLQGLLRSGYYMVGAVVQIVLAMYLAVVLTGKMRAKNLFKGIMFFPYMINAIAIGFIFKFFFTRTFVFDTVLQWFGFSQESLPYWLRDKAVNNWSLAFSSVWRYFGQNMVLFGGAIMSIDTTLFEAAEIDGANKWQQFVNITLPSIRTIITLNVIMAITGSLSAFEQPFVVTGGANGTATYFIVMHNLAHISQKIGLASAMSIVLFIVIIIFTIGQRAIFKYFFREADSEVESYKAKKARKKSKKTKKA, from the coding sequence ATGAAAGAGAAAGAATTAAAAATGAAGAGTAGTAAAAGGAGTCTTTGGCAAAAGATGCAAACTCTAGAGGGCCAAAAATGGACCCTGATTATTTTATTTTCACTGATTCCTTTAGCAATGCTGCTACTATTCACATACATTCCTTTTGCACAAATGGTTGAATTTAGTTTTTACGACATGAAATATTCAACTCCAATGGATAAAAGAAAATTCGTTGGGTGGAAAAACTATATTGATATATTCAAAAGAGATGATACTTTACAAGGATTGCTACGAAGTGGTTATTACATGGTAGGAGCTGTCGTTCAAATTGTATTGGCTATGTATTTAGCTGTTGTATTAACTGGTAAAATGAGGGCAAAGAATTTATTCAAGGGTATTATGTTCTTTCCTTATATGATAAATGCAATTGCAATAGGTTTTATATTTAAATTTTTCTTCACTAGAACTTTCGTGTTTGACACAGTATTACAATGGTTTGGTTTTTCCCAAGAGAGTTTACCTTATTGGTTACGAGATAAAGCAGTTAACAACTGGTCACTTGCTTTTAGTTCGGTATGGAGATATTTCGGGCAGAATATGGTTTTATTTGGTGGAGCCATAATGTCTATTGATACCACTTTATTCGAAGCTGCAGAGATTGATGGAGCGAATAAATGGCAACAATTTGTTAATATTACACTTCCTAGTATTAGAACAATAATTACCTTAAATGTAATTATGGCGATTACAGGTTCATTAAGTGCATTTGAGCAACCTTTCGTTGTTACTGGTGGTGCAAATGGAACTGCAACGTATTTTATTGTTATGCATAACTTAGCTCACATAAGTCAAAAGATCGGTTTGGCATCTGCAATGTCTATAGTCCTATTCATTGTCATTATTATATTCACAATTGGACAGAGAGCTATTTTTAAATACTTTTTCAGAGAAGCTGATAGTGAGGTCGAATCTTATAAAGCAAAGAAAGCCAGGAAAAAATCTAAGAAAACTAAGAAGGCTTAA
- a CDS encoding electron transporter RnfD, translating into MIISAKNELLKYSGRIDHSSSEWARMIYASSFVKIKFIGNGISVEIENHNQYWTNFLGVIIDGVQNKVEISSEKGRKTYILAENLDFKEHELILFKRQDACHVLDIYSFEILGNDCEILPCTINNNRRIEVFGDSVSCGEVAEAVDYVGKSDPEHIGQYSNSWYSYGWILARMLGAEIHTTAQGGIALMDGTGYFCGPDYIGMESVYDKLQYNPQILETSEWDFDLYEPHLAIIAIGQNDSHPESFMADDYDGEKSKLWRAKYEKFIRTLMEFYPRTHFILITTLLNHDAAWDRAIEDVKNSISNDRVHHYVFSRNGSATPGHPRISEAQEMADELYNYIEEIDDLWSF; encoded by the coding sequence ATGATAATTTCTGCAAAAAATGAATTATTAAAGTATAGCGGTAGGATAGATCATTCTAGCTCTGAATGGGCTAGGATGATTTATGCTTCTTCATTTGTAAAGATAAAATTTATAGGTAATGGAATTTCTGTAGAAATAGAAAATCATAATCAATATTGGACTAATTTCCTTGGCGTAATAATTGATGGAGTGCAAAATAAAGTTGAAATATCTTCGGAGAAAGGACGTAAAACGTACATTCTAGCTGAAAATTTGGATTTTAAAGAGCATGAATTAATATTGTTTAAGAGACAAGATGCATGTCATGTTTTAGATATTTATTCATTTGAAATACTAGGAAATGATTGTGAGATTCTTCCATGTACCATAAATAATAATAGAAGAATAGAAGTATTTGGTGATAGTGTTTCTTGTGGTGAAGTAGCTGAAGCTGTTGATTATGTTGGTAAAAGTGATCCTGAGCATATAGGTCAATACTCAAATTCATGGTATTCATATGGTTGGATTTTGGCAAGAATGTTAGGAGCAGAAATTCATACAACAGCACAAGGTGGGATCGCCTTGATGGATGGGACAGGTTATTTTTGTGGACCAGATTACATTGGTATGGAGTCTGTTTATGATAAGCTTCAATATAATCCTCAAATTTTAGAAACTAGTGAGTGGGATTTTGATCTATATGAACCTCATCTTGCTATTATCGCAATTGGTCAAAATGATAGCCATCCTGAAAGTTTTATGGCAGATGACTATGATGGCGAAAAGTCTAAGCTTTGGAGAGCAAAATATGAGAAATTTATTCGAACTCTCATGGAGTTTTATCCAAGAACTCATTTTATTTTAATAACGACTCTGCTTAATCATGATGCGGCTTGGGATAGAGCAATTGAGGATGTTAAAAATAGTATATCCAACGATCGTGTGCACCATTATGTGTTTTCACGAAATGGTTCGGCAACTCCCGGACACCCACGTATTAGTGAAGCCCAAGAAATGGCAGATGAACTTTATAATTACATAGAAGAAATAGATGATCTTTGGAGTTTTTAA
- a CDS encoding helix-turn-helix domain-containing protein, protein MQSMSFSKTFKDKAENSKINKISSLKNIYMYTFSKHLGKTEFVKSDTYYLIFLNKGEIYINGKNNEKFHLSLDSNNENERSVIFLKAGVEFQITNNKDNSEVVFLSLSSSNASMFLSLINDPIKLIYDKQEIISDYIIFLLNYFDKNSSNLDPYHLETFCIQFLYNIRKTILLEEEYKTSKIPREFEMIKNYIDSNFFEKLDLEKLAKVGNITVNQLSNNFSKYYKCAPIQHLNQTRLLRAKFLLETTDKKIHEIGEMVGIPNTNHFINLFKDKFAITPFKYQQTFRQNNK, encoded by the coding sequence ATGCAGAGTATGAGTTTCAGTAAAACATTTAAAGACAAAGCGGAGAATTCTAAAATTAACAAAATCTCATCGTTAAAGAATATATATATGTATACTTTCTCAAAGCATTTAGGAAAAACTGAATTCGTTAAATCAGATACTTATTATTTAATTTTCCTAAATAAAGGTGAAATATATATAAATGGTAAAAACAATGAAAAATTTCACCTGTCTTTAGATTCCAATAATGAAAATGAAAGATCAGTTATTTTTTTAAAGGCCGGTGTAGAATTCCAAATAACTAATAATAAAGATAATAGCGAAGTAGTATTTTTAAGTCTTTCTAGTAGTAATGCTAGCATGTTCTTATCTCTAATCAATGATCCAATTAAGCTTATTTATGATAAACAAGAAATAATATCTGATTACATAATCTTCCTACTTAACTACTTTGATAAGAACTCTTCTAATCTTGATCCTTACCATTTAGAGACATTTTGTATACAATTTTTGTACAATATTAGAAAAACAATTTTGTTAGAAGAAGAGTATAAAACTAGTAAAATTCCTAGAGAATTTGAGATGATAAAAAATTATATAGACAGTAACTTCTTTGAAAAATTAGATCTGGAAAAATTAGCAAAAGTCGGAAATATTACAGTTAATCAATTAAGTAACAACTTCTCTAAATACTATAAATGCGCACCTATACAACACTTAAACCAGACACGTTTATTAAGAGCAAAGTTTTTACTAGAAACAACTGACAAGAAAATACACGAAATAGGAGAAATGGTTGGAATACCAAATACCAACCATTTCATCAATCTTTTTAAAGATAAGTTTGCTATAACACCATTTAAATACCAACAAACATTCAGACAAAACAATAAGTAG